One genomic segment of Panicum virgatum strain AP13 chromosome 2N, P.virgatum_v5, whole genome shotgun sequence includes these proteins:
- the LOC120659459 gene encoding protein ANTAGONIST OF LIKE HETEROCHROMATIN PROTEIN 1-like, with protein sequence MPPLKKSKKGKRKSKDPHSSKLKVARTRTAPPPLPPELRGLDTEWWYTFLRKHAESGQVIPSDEGEAFRHFFRTSRKTFDYICSIVREDLISRPPSGLINIEGRLLSVEKQVAIAMRRLASGDSQVSVGAAFGVGQSTVSQVTWRFIESMEERARYHLSWPGQERIEEIKATLEAVYGLPNCCGAVDATHIIMTLPAVESSEDWCDPAKNYSMFLQGIVDDEMRFIDIVTGWPGSMTFSRLMKCSGFFKLCEAGNRLNGPIKVSEENAEIREYIAGDSCYPLLPWLMTPYEGKNLSAPMLNFNARQKAARLLGTNALTRLKGSWRILHKVMWRPDKNKLPSIILVCCLLHNILIDCKDELLPTVELPNHHDIGYSEENCEQVDPIGKAMRENITAHLAPKLLC encoded by the exons ATGCCGCCGTTGAAGAAGTCCAAGAAGGGGAAGCGCAAGTCCAAGGACCCCCACTCCAGCAAGCTCAAGGTCGCCAGGACCcggaccgcgccgccgccgctcccgccggagctccgcggcCTCGACACCGAGTGGTGGTACACCTTCCTCCGCAAGCACGCCGAGTCAG GTCAAGTTATCCCTTCAGATGAGGGGGAAGCATTCAGGCACTTCTTCAGGACTTCGAGGAAGACTTTCGATTACATCTGCTCCATTGTAAGGGAGGACTTGATCTCGAGGCCGCCCTCTGGTCTGATCAACATTGAGGGGAGGCTGCTCAGTGTGGAGAAGCAAGTGGCAATCGCCATGAGGAGGCTGGCATCTGGTGATTCACAGGTGTCAGTTGGAGCTGCTTTTGGAGTGGGGCAGTCTACTGTTTCGCAAGTGACATGGAGGTTTATTGAGTCGATGGAAGAGAGGGCTCGCTATCATCTGAGTTGGCCAGGCCAAGAGAGAATTGAGGAGATCAAAGCTACGCTGGAGGCTGTTTATGGCCTGCCGAATTGTTGTGGTGCTGTTGATGCCACCCACATAATCATGACGCTTCCTGCTGTTGAGTCATCTGAAGATTGGTGTGATCCAGCCAAGAACTACAGTATGTTCCTGCAAGGGATTGTTGATGATGAGATGAGGTTTATTGATATTGTTACTGGTTGGCCTGGTAGCATGACATTCTCACGCCTGATGAAATGCTCTGGGTTTTTCAAGCTCTGTGAAGCTGGTAACCGTTTGAATGGCCCTATTAAAGTTTCAGAAGAGAATGCAGAGATCAGGGAGTACATTGCTGGTGACTCATGTTATCCTCTGCTCCCATGGCTTATGACTCCATATGAAGGGAAAAATCTGTCTGCCCCAATGCTCAACTTTAATGCTCGCCAAAAAGCTGCTAGGCTGCTTGGAACGAACGCACTGACACGGCTGAAGGGATCCTGGAGGATCTTACACAAAGTCATGTGGAGGCCTGATAAGAACAAGTTGCCAAGTATAATTCTTGTTTGCTGCCTGCTTCACAATATACTTATAGATTGCAAAGATGAACTGCTTCCGACTGTTGAACTTCCAAACCATCATGATATTGGCTATAGTGAAGAAAACTGTGAGCAGGTGGATCCTATTGGCAAAGCAATGAGAGAAAACATTACAGCACATCTAGCTCCCAAGCTTCTCTGCTGA